A stretch of Aerococcus christensenii DNA encodes these proteins:
- the hisS gene encoding histidine--tRNA ligase encodes MMIQKPKGTVDILPSDIGIWHYIEQVARKLMANYCYHEIRTPIFESFDLFSRGVGETTDVVTKEMYDFYDKGERHIALKPEGTAPIVRSFIENKLYGPDHLKPYKVYYISPMFRYERPQGGRQRQFHQLGVEVFGGTTAASDVESMALAVDILNKLGVKDLKLVINSLGDTEARLAYRQALIDYLEPHFDELSEDSKTRLYQNPLRVLDSKDKKDKVIVQGAPSILDYLSEESKARFEGVKSLLETLDIAYEVDVNMVRGLDYYQDTIFEIMTNDQVFGAETTICGGGNYGNLVKELSEGRQDVPGFGFAIGMERLILLMQAQQVPVPQDESLQVYVVTIGDETIPQAMKIVHSLRQQGVSCEMDVNHKKPKKQFKDADRRGALYTLTLGEEELAKANINVKNLQTGLEKTLKMDQVLADFSQIEELMKEGKE; translated from the coding sequence ATAATGATTCAAAAACCAAAGGGAACGGTTGATATTTTGCCATCTGACATCGGCATTTGGCATTATATTGAACAAGTTGCTCGTAAGTTAATGGCTAATTATTGTTATCATGAAATTCGCACACCGATATTTGAATCTTTCGATTTATTCAGTCGGGGTGTGGGAGAAACAACGGATGTTGTGACTAAGGAAATGTATGATTTCTATGATAAAGGGGAACGTCATATTGCTTTGAAACCGGAAGGAACAGCACCTATTGTGCGCTCTTTCATTGAGAATAAGCTCTATGGTCCTGATCATTTGAAGCCATATAAGGTTTATTATATCAGCCCTATGTTTCGGTATGAACGTCCTCAAGGCGGTCGTCAAAGACAATTCCATCAATTAGGGGTGGAAGTGTTTGGCGGTACAACAGCAGCCAGTGATGTAGAATCGATGGCTTTGGCAGTAGATATTTTGAACAAATTAGGGGTCAAAGATCTAAAACTCGTGATCAATTCTCTAGGGGATACAGAAGCTCGTTTGGCCTATCGTCAAGCTTTGATTGATTACTTAGAACCCCATTTTGATGAACTATCTGAGGATTCCAAGACACGTCTCTATCAAAATCCGCTGCGGGTCTTAGATTCCAAAGATAAAAAGGATAAGGTTATTGTTCAAGGCGCACCAAGTATTTTGGACTATCTCTCAGAAGAATCCAAGGCACGCTTTGAAGGGGTGAAATCTCTTCTTGAAACCCTTGATATTGCTTATGAAGTGGATGTCAATATGGTTCGGGGCTTAGATTATTATCAAGATACGATTTTTGAGATTATGACGAATGATCAAGTCTTCGGGGCTGAAACCACGATTTGTGGTGGTGGAAACTATGGTAACTTGGTCAAAGAACTTTCTGAAGGGCGTCAGGATGTACCAGGTTTTGGGTTTGCGATTGGTATGGAACGTTTGATCCTTCTTATGCAGGCTCAACAAGTCCCAGTTCCTCAAGACGAAAGTTTACAAGTCTATGTGGTAACAATTGGAGATGAAACGATTCCTCAAGCCATGAAAATTGTTCATTCACTTCGTCAACAAGGGGTGTCTTGTGAGATGGATGTGAACCATAAGAAGCCTAAGAAACAATTTAAAGACGCTGATAGAAGAGGCGCTCTCTATACCTTAACACTAGGGGAAGAAGAATTAGCAAAGGCTAATATTAATGTAAAAAATCTACAAACAGGCCTTGAAAAGACCTTGAAGATGGATCAAGTCTTGGCAGACTTTAGTCAAATTGAGGAATTAATGAAAGAAGGAAAAGAATAA